The Pochonia chlamydosporia 170 chromosome Unknown PCv3seq00008, whole genome shotgun sequence sequence TGTGAAACTGAGCATTCCATCCAACACATGTCTTATCAAATAGCAACCGTCATGGAACAATAGCACCCGTCTTTGACTCCGCAGAAAGCTATTGAAAGGCTACCAATGCAGAATTGTTCGTCTATGACTTGGAAAAGCCTCAGATCCCGCGTCAAATCCCTCTCTCTACCGATGTCTCCTTTATCACCTGATAGTATAGGGAACCTACGTCCCTCTACCGTGGCGTTGCGGCACATTTTTGGCCATTCCGATCTTTCGCTGAACACGcccttggccttggaggACACCAACTTTGGAGCTAAATTACCGGATTCTCCTGTCActgatcttcttcttgtatCAGCCGACATTGACACTGGCTCATTCCTGTCGTACAGGATCCTGGATAACGAGAAGCAGTATTCCATTGGCATCTCCGTTTTAGATACGCGCAAGATACAAGCTCACAGCAAGTCCACAGCCCAAGACGAGCGGCATCAACATACTATTCAATCCTTCCAATTCACCGTGGGACAGGGAACGTATGTTAATAGAGCATGTCGCCGATTTCTATTCGGGGAAACGAAACCCATCATATTTTCTGAATTGAAAGCAGAGTTCGATGCCATCGTACAAGGTAGAGAATATGTTCTCATCTGTCACGGCAGCCAAGCAGATATGATGGTCCTGCGGCAGCTCGACATCGGCCAGCAAGCACTCTATATTCTCGATACCGTCTACGCCTCGCGATTCCCTCTGCAGCTCGATTTCCAACCTAGCTTAGGGAGGCTTCTGGAAGTACTGGGAATACCGTTTCACAACTTACATGCCGCCGGTAACGATGCCCATTTTGTACTCAAAGCTCTTTTGTTGCTTGCAGTTCGCGACGCCCGAGTCGAGCATGTCGTCCCAAGCAAGGCTGTACTGGAAGTGCTAATGGGTCTTGAGGATATCGCTCGATCTCCTGTTCCAGCTCCGAAACCGAAGCCACCGCAAAAGGCTCCAAGGATTAAACagccaaacagccaaaacagcCCAAAAGGACGGATACTGCTCGTACAAGGAGGAGAGAGCGGAGAAGACTGGAGAGAGAAGCTAAAGAGTTGGAAGATACCGCCTGTGCTAACGACAAGTCTACTGTTGATGTATTGACAGATATTTTCTCACATTTATAATTTGCAGTAGCATCATGAAATTAATAATGTTATATCCTGCCATGACCCTGAGCTATGAAATTAAGTTAGGAAACATTACCAAGATGTCTTACGCAAATCGGTATTCTTAGAAATCAACCTCATAATACTACTTTAAACTATTCTCCTTATAATACCTCTTGAAGAAATGTAATTCTGCTAGCAGCATTCGCACCACACATTCCTATACCACAAGCTATTCACCAAATATATTCAGTCTGTAGGCACTTTGCAAGCTATCCCACAACATATGATCATGCTCAGTCTACGCACTATTACACGAACAGGGACTTACTACAaaacctcctccaaccagCATTCAATATGTCACTGAGAAAAGGTTCAACATTCCTTGCTTTTTTCAACCTTCCTTCTTTTCAGCCTCCTCTCAATGTCAGAAAATCCCTAAAATTGGTCTATAAACGGGGGTTATTTTTCCCTTCTCTCCTTCAGTCAATCGGACAGTCAGTTAGTCAGAAAAGTAGCCAATCAGTTCAAACAGTTATTTCCTTCAAATTGCATAGCTATCTAGCGATATTTATGAGTCTAGGCCTTTGCTGCGCTAATCCCTCCTGACTTCTCTGCAGGGCCATTTTGGGCTGACGTGTGCGGTGCTGAAATATTGGTCGAGTCATATCCTACTAGATACCCGATTTTGGCGTGGGCTTTGGTCTTTAGGGCCCATCTCTGGAATCCCTGGATAGCTTGCTTTGTTAAGGGATAGGCTCTGCATCCGTACGCCCTAAGGTCATACTGCCTTTCAATGTGGGCTGCGATGCTTTTGAACCCTCTGAGCAGGGCTTCCTGAGTGACTTCTGCGAGGGTTTTCATCACAATATCAAAAAcacccatcaacccagcgGTGAAGAATCATCCAACTAAGATGTCTACCTATATCAGCCACAACACCTCGTCATTTTGTCGTCAACCTACAGTCAACCAACCACACCGATCACATGCCTCAAACAACTCACCACGTCAACCTCATCCCTATTACCCTCTTAACAAAATCCAAAAGAccgacaacatcaacttaTTTATCACAGTATAAATCAACTACATAGTCTCGTTGATAGTGTGCCAACACGTGGCTTACGTGGCTGAACACATTACGCACgcatccacaacaccaaacccatcactcaccatcctcaaccatcaaaacaactcatcatgaagctacttcttctcctcgccgcAACCGTATGCATATCCGCAATACACGTCCCAGAATACTTCCTCATCCGCCACGCAGAAAAGAACCCCGACGGCACAATCTCTGCGCTCGGCCGACTCCGGGAACAATGCCTCGTAAAAGTATTCGGCAAAAGCAGcgccttcaacatcaagcaCATCATGGTGCAGACACCCTACCCAGGAAGTTCgttctttctctcctccacCGAAATCCACACTAACAAGCTAGCTTCTGCTGAGGAACGCACCACGCAAAGGCCCTACAATACGAGCCTGCCTCTCGCGCGATCGCTAGGCATCAAGATCGACCACCCGTGCGACTATCAAGATACAAAGTGTGCTGGGAGAGCGGCGCTGAAGTATTCCGGGCCGGGAAACGTGCTTATCGTCTGGGAACATGACCATCTCCCTGATGTAGCGAGGGCGATTGGTGCGCGACATGTGCCTCGG is a genomic window containing:
- a CDS encoding phosphoglycerate mutase family protein (similar to Metarhizium acridum CQMa 102 XP_007813149.1); its protein translation is MKLLLLLAATVCISAIHVPEYFLIRHAEKNPDGTISALGRLREQCLVKVFGKSSAFNIKHIMVQTPYPGSSFFLSSTEIHTNKLASAEERTTQRPYNTSLPLARSLGIKIDHPCDYQDTKCAGRAALKYSGPGNVLIVWEHDHLPDVARAIGARHVPRYPDNRFDLIYNLPWPYKEVTVTSEYCARFDPASLVTGVSSSSPSASSSATGTETSSAAPTVATSSGTKAQCTAITSNSFVAIVVSVAALLAI